From the bacterium genome, one window contains:
- a CDS encoding FecR domain-containing protein: MIDRRFRLALLPFLLCASVAVAEDVGSVASVRGEAQIGRGGAFTAATVGAGVQLGDELRTGDGQMRVVFRDDSVVDLTERSSLTVDTQVFDPANSTYTSLLRLAAGKARALVSKVYGAPGSSYEIQTPTAVAGVRGTTFLIEYDARRDATDVIGIEGRIMVRSLAEVLNNTVYVTASEGTTVARGSAPTRPEPIDPDYMMHESNVLQPLAVGGGGAAAGGAAAASAGASGGNNVPPPDRAPSSGGLAGQVGRDEMRNAGDVAGQPPAVLNSRGQLGVP; this comes from the coding sequence ATGATCGACAGACGCTTTCGGCTCGCCCTGCTGCCCTTCCTGTTGTGTGCATCGGTTGCCGTCGCGGAGGACGTCGGCAGCGTCGCCTCGGTGCGCGGCGAGGCGCAGATCGGCCGCGGCGGCGCCTTCACCGCGGCGACGGTCGGCGCCGGCGTGCAACTCGGCGACGAGTTGCGCACCGGCGACGGCCAGATGCGCGTCGTCTTCCGCGACGACAGCGTCGTCGACCTGACCGAGCGCTCGTCGCTCACCGTCGACACGCAGGTGTTCGATCCCGCGAACAGCACGTACACCTCGCTGCTGCGGCTCGCCGCCGGCAAGGCGCGGGCGCTGGTCAGCAAGGTCTACGGCGCCCCGGGCTCGTCGTACGAGATCCAGACCCCGACCGCGGTTGCCGGCGTGCGCGGCACGACGTTCCTGATCGAGTACGACGCCAGGCGCGACGCCACCGACGTCATCGGCATCGAGGGTCGCATCATGGTGCGCAGCCTGGCGGAGGTGCTGAACAACACCGTGTACGTCACCGCCAGCGAGGGTACGACGGTGGCCCGCGGCTCGGCGCCGACGCGGCCGGAGCCGATCGATCCCGACTACATGATGCACGAGTCGAACGTCCTGCAGCCGCTCGCCGTGGGCGGCGGCGGCGCGGCGGCGGGTGGCGCGGCCGCCGCCAGCGCCGGCGCCAGCGGCGGCAACAACGTGCCGCCGCCGGACCGCGCGCCCTCGTCGGGCGGGCTCGCCGGGCAGGTCGGGCGCGACGAGATGCGCAACGCCGGCGACGTCGCCGGCCAGCCGCCCGCCGTGCTCAACTCGCGCGGCCAGCTCGGCGTGCCCTGA